From a single Methylosinus sp. H3A genomic region:
- the trbF gene encoding conjugal transfer protein TrbF codes for MFRRASVRYGRTPEPETPYQRAAQVWDERIGSARVQAKNWRLMAFGSLLFSCGLTAGLVWQATHGTVVPWVVQIDQLGEARAIAPATADYTPSDPQIAWYLARFIKDVRAAPADPVVVRQSWLQAYDFTTTAGAAALNDYARANDPFAKLGKQQIAVDVSSVIRASIDSFRVAWIERRYQDGALADTTRWTAILTIIIQPPTDADRLRKNPLGVYVNAINWSKELGQ; via the coding sequence ATGTTCCGACGCGCCTCGGTGCGCTATGGCCGCACGCCCGAACCGGAGACGCCCTATCAGAGAGCCGCGCAAGTCTGGGACGAGCGCATCGGTTCGGCGCGCGTCCAGGCGAAGAACTGGCGGCTGATGGCCTTCGGCTCGCTGCTCTTCTCCTGTGGCCTGACGGCCGGTCTCGTCTGGCAGGCGACGCATGGGACCGTCGTCCCCTGGGTCGTTCAAATCGACCAGCTCGGCGAGGCGCGCGCCATCGCGCCGGCGACGGCCGATTACACGCCGTCCGATCCGCAGATCGCCTGGTATCTCGCCCGCTTCATCAAGGATGTGCGCGCCGCACCGGCCGATCCGGTCGTCGTCCGACAGAGCTGGCTGCAGGCCTACGATTTCACGACGACCGCGGGCGCCGCCGCGCTCAACGATTACGCCCGCGCCAATGATCCATTCGCCAAGCTCGGCAAGCAGCAGATCGCCGTCGACGTCTCCAGCGTCATTCGCGCCTCGATCGACTCGTTCCGCGTCGCCTGGATCGAGCGCCGCTATCAGGACGGCGCGCTCGCCGACACGACCCGATGGACGGCGATCCTCACGATCATCATCCAGCCGCCGACCGATGCCGATCGCCTCCGCAAAAATCCTCTCGGAGTCTACGTCAACGCCATCAACTGGTCCAAGGAGCTCGGACAATGA
- the trbL gene encoding P-type conjugative transfer protein TrbL: MNNVGVIDSFLNTFTTYIDSGFGLLKGDVAYLSSTLIAIDITLAGLFWAWGADEDVIQRLVRKTLYIGFFAFLITNFNKLSGIVFNSFAGVGLKAGGSSVSTADFLRPGRLAQVGLDASQPLLDAASQMMGFASFFANFVQIAVLMISWLLIIIAFFILAVQLFVTLIEFKLTTLAGFVLIPFALFNKTAFLAEKVLGNIVASGVKVMTLAVIVGIGSGLFSQFTTSYGGEQPTIEQTLSVVLAALAMLGLGIFGPGIATGLVSGAPQLGAGAAVGTGVAVAGAGMVGGAALGLAGRGATAAASGAAATARGGARLAGGAASAYALGSAGESGSSAVAAGLAGVGKAAGAVAAAPFRRAAARATSSLAENYSAGARAAFAATGGSSTTGAVGDGATGGSPGNAPPAWARRMKRNQLASHGATTAAHVIQSGDSHGGGHSVDLSQQE, translated from the coding sequence ATGAACAATGTCGGCGTCATCGACTCCTTCCTCAACACCTTCACGACCTATATCGATTCCGGCTTCGGCCTGTTGAAGGGCGATGTCGCTTATCTCTCCTCGACGCTGATCGCGATCGACATCACGCTCGCTGGCCTGTTCTGGGCCTGGGGCGCCGACGAGGACGTGATCCAGAGGCTCGTGAGGAAGACGCTCTATATCGGCTTCTTCGCCTTCCTCATCACCAATTTCAACAAGCTTTCGGGAATCGTCTTCAATAGCTTCGCGGGCGTCGGCCTCAAGGCCGGCGGCTCGTCGGTGTCGACCGCCGATTTCCTGCGGCCCGGCCGTCTCGCCCAGGTCGGCCTCGACGCCAGCCAGCCGCTGCTCGACGCGGCGAGCCAGATGATGGGCTTTGCGTCCTTCTTCGCCAATTTCGTTCAGATCGCCGTGCTGATGATCTCCTGGCTGCTGATCATCATCGCCTTCTTCATTCTCGCCGTGCAGCTCTTCGTCACGCTGATCGAGTTCAAGCTGACGACGCTCGCCGGTTTCGTGCTCATTCCCTTCGCGCTCTTCAACAAGACCGCCTTTCTCGCCGAGAAGGTGCTCGGCAATATCGTCGCCTCGGGCGTGAAGGTGATGACGCTCGCCGTCATCGTCGGCATCGGCTCTGGGCTCTTCTCGCAATTCACGACGAGCTACGGCGGCGAGCAGCCGACGATCGAGCAGACGCTCTCCGTCGTGCTGGCCGCGCTCGCCATGCTCGGCCTCGGAATATTCGGGCCCGGCATCGCCACCGGCCTCGTCTCCGGCGCGCCGCAGCTCGGCGCCGGCGCGGCGGTCGGAACCGGCGTCGCCGTCGCGGGCGCCGGAATGGTCGGAGGCGCGGCGCTCGGCCTCGCCGGGAGGGGAGCGACGGCCGCCGCCTCGGGAGCCGCCGCCACCGCGCGCGGCGGGGCGAGGCTCGCCGGAGGAGCGGCGTCGGCCTATGCGCTCGGCTCGGCCGGCGAGTCGGGGTCCTCCGCTGTCGCCGCCGGACTCGCCGGTGTTGGCAAAGCGGCGGGCGCAGTCGCAGCGGCACCCTTCCGGCGCGCGGCCGCTCGCGCTACGAGCTCCCTTGCCGAGAACTATTCCGCCGGCGCCCGCGCCGCCTTCGCCGCGACGGGCGGCTCGTCGACCACAGGCGCGGTCGGCGACGGCGCGACAGGCGGTTCGCCCGGGAATGCGCCGCCCGCCTGGGCGCGGCGCATGAAGCGCAATCAACTCGCGAGCCACGGCGCGACGACCGCCGCGCATGTCATTCAGTCCGGCGACAGCCACGGCGGCGGCCATTCCGTCGATCTCTCACAACAGGAATAG
- the trbK-alt gene encoding putative entry exclusion protein TrbK-alt produces the protein MERWDIWRAGAILILIATLIATLSAIDLDAPAPIIRDAGAAFVNDPDDLSAELRRCGALALQDAEDQRCEAVWTENRRRFFGRPARPTPPTAAPATSISKGAAQ, from the coding sequence ATGGAACGATGGGACATATGGCGCGCCGGCGCGATCCTCATTCTGATCGCAACATTGATTGCGACGCTCTCCGCGATCGATCTCGATGCGCCTGCGCCGATCATCCGTGACGCCGGCGCTGCCTTCGTCAACGATCCAGACGATCTTTCCGCCGAGCTGCGCCGATGCGGCGCGCTCGCGCTCCAGGATGCCGAAGACCAGCGCTGCGAGGCGGTCTGGACGGAGAACCGCCGCCGCTTCTTCGGCAGGCCGGCGCGGCCGACGCCTCCCACGGCCGCGCCGGCCACATCTATATCAAAAGGCGCCGCGCAATGA
- the trbJ gene encoding P-type conjugative transfer protein TrbJ, translated as MGARSPRHAALFGAAALSVLLVADPVPAQIVVYDPTNFSQNVLTAARELQQVNNQVQSLANEAQMLTNQARNLASLPLSTLNQLQMTIQKTQSLLAQAQHIAFDVQQIESAFSTTYGSASSSGSSSALFATAQTRWRNSVAAFEDSLKVQAGVVGNISSNGSAMSSLTSASQTATGALQAAQAGNQLLALQSQQLSDLVAVVAAKSRADALEQSRITATESQGQEQYRRFSTRSGYQPGNVTMFHGN; from the coding sequence ATGGGCGCTCGTTCTCCTCGCCACGCCGCCCTGTTCGGCGCCGCAGCTCTGTCCGTATTGCTCGTCGCCGACCCCGTGCCCGCGCAGATCGTCGTCTACGATCCGACCAATTTCTCGCAGAACGTGCTCACCGCCGCGCGTGAGCTGCAGCAGGTCAATAATCAGGTCCAGAGCCTCGCCAATGAGGCCCAGATGCTGACCAATCAGGCGCGCAATCTCGCAAGCCTGCCGCTCTCGACCTTGAACCAGCTCCAGATGACGATCCAGAAGACGCAGTCGCTGCTCGCCCAGGCGCAGCACATTGCCTTCGATGTCCAGCAGATCGAATCCGCCTTCTCGACGACCTATGGTTCGGCGTCGAGCAGCGGCTCAAGTTCGGCGCTCTTCGCCACGGCGCAGACCCGCTGGCGCAATTCCGTCGCGGCCTTCGAGGATTCCTTGAAGGTGCAGGCTGGCGTCGTCGGCAATATCTCGAGCAATGGCTCCGCCATGTCGTCGCTGACCTCCGCGAGCCAGACGGCGACCGGCGCGCTGCAGGCGGCGCAGGCCGGGAATCAGCTGCTCGCGCTGCAATCGCAGCAGCTCTCCGATCTCGTCGCCGTGGTCGCGGCGAAGAGCCGCGCCGATGCACTCGAGCAATCACGCATCACGGCCACGGAGTCACAAGGACAGGAGCAATATCGGCGCTTTTCGACCCGCTCCGGCTATCAGCCGGGCAATGTCACCATGTTCCACGGCAATTGA
- the trbE gene encoding conjugal transfer protein TrbE: MLNLAEYRGRPTSLADFLPWAALVAEGAVLNKDGSFQRTARFRGPDLDSATPAELVGVTARLNNALRRLGSGWAIFVEADRAPAQHYPHDRFPDAASALVDLERQNAFEEAGAHFESQYFLTLLWLPPEEDASRAENWLYEGRTQDGVDPWELLRGFVDRSNRVLQLVESFMPEAEWLDDGETLTFLHSTISTRRQRVRVPETPMHLDALLVDEPLTGGLEPRLGNAHLRILTIVGFPSVTHPGILDELNRLAFPYRWSTRAILLDKTEAVRLLTKIRRQWFAKRKSVAAIIKEVMTNEASTLVDSDAANKAADADVALQELGADDVGEAYVTATVAVWDEDPAIATERLRLVEKAIQGRDFTCIAEGVNAVEAWLGSLPGHAYANVRQPPISTLNLAHMIPLSAIWAGADRDEHLRASPLLFGKTEGSTPFRFSMHVGDVGHTLIVGPTGAGKSVLLALMAMQFRRYARAQIFAFDFGGSIRAAALACGGDWHDLGGGLSAGSEDSVSLQPLARIDDAAERAWAAEWVAAILAKEGAAIDPTAKEHIWSALTSLASSPPGERSLTGLAVLLQSTLLKQALQPYCVDGPFGRLLDAEEERFGYSNFQAFETEGLIGAGAAAAVLTYLFHRLEQRLDGRPTLLVIDEGWLVLDDPAFARQLREWLKTLRKKNASVVFATQSLSDIDNSPIAPAIVESCPTRIFLPNERAIEPQITAIYRRFGLNDRQIEIIARATPKRDYYCQSRRGNRLFELGLGPIGLAFCAASSKTDHATIERILAEHGTDGFLRAWLIERGLEWAADLIPDLTNLEFC; the protein is encoded by the coding sequence ATGCTGAACCTCGCTGAATATCGCGGCCGCCCGACGAGCCTCGCGGACTTCTTGCCCTGGGCCGCCCTCGTCGCCGAAGGCGCCGTCCTCAACAAGGACGGCTCGTTTCAGCGCACCGCGCGCTTCCGCGGACCCGATCTCGACAGCGCGACGCCGGCCGAGCTCGTCGGCGTGACCGCTCGCCTCAACAATGCGCTGCGCCGCCTCGGCTCCGGCTGGGCCATTTTCGTCGAAGCCGATCGGGCGCCGGCGCAGCATTATCCGCACGATCGCTTTCCCGATGCGGCTTCTGCGCTCGTCGACCTCGAGCGACAGAACGCCTTCGAGGAAGCCGGCGCGCATTTCGAGAGCCAGTATTTCCTGACGCTCCTCTGGCTGCCGCCGGAGGAGGACGCGTCGCGCGCCGAGAATTGGCTCTATGAAGGCCGCACGCAAGATGGCGTCGATCCGTGGGAGCTGCTGCGCGGCTTCGTCGATCGCAGCAATCGCGTGCTGCAATTGGTCGAGAGCTTCATGCCCGAGGCGGAATGGCTCGACGATGGCGAGACGCTGACCTTCCTGCATTCGACCATCTCGACACGCCGGCAGCGCGTCCGTGTCCCGGAAACGCCGATGCATCTCGACGCGCTGCTCGTCGACGAGCCGCTCACCGGCGGCCTGGAGCCGCGGCTCGGAAACGCGCATCTGCGCATTCTGACAATCGTCGGCTTTCCGAGCGTGACCCATCCGGGCATTCTCGACGAGCTCAATCGTCTCGCCTTCCCCTATCGCTGGTCCACGCGCGCGATCCTGCTCGACAAGACCGAGGCCGTTCGGCTCCTGACAAAAATCCGGCGGCAGTGGTTCGCCAAACGCAAATCCGTCGCCGCCATCATCAAGGAGGTGATGACCAACGAAGCGTCGACCCTCGTCGACTCCGACGCGGCGAACAAGGCCGCCGACGCCGATGTCGCGCTGCAAGAACTCGGCGCCGACGATGTCGGCGAAGCCTATGTGACCGCCACTGTCGCCGTCTGGGACGAAGACCCGGCGATTGCGACGGAAAGGCTGCGCCTCGTCGAGAAGGCGATCCAGGGCCGCGACTTCACCTGCATCGCCGAAGGCGTGAATGCGGTCGAAGCCTGGCTCGGCTCTCTTCCCGGTCACGCCTACGCCAATGTCCGCCAGCCGCCGATCTCGACGCTCAATCTCGCCCATATGATTCCGCTCTCCGCCATCTGGGCGGGAGCAGACAGAGACGAGCATCTTCGCGCGTCTCCCTTGCTGTTCGGCAAGACCGAGGGCTCGACGCCCTTCCGCTTCTCGATGCACGTCGGCGACGTCGGCCATACGCTGATCGTCGGTCCGACCGGCGCCGGCAAATCCGTGCTGCTGGCGCTCATGGCGATGCAGTTTCGCCGCTATGCTCGCGCGCAAATCTTCGCCTTCGATTTCGGCGGCTCGATCCGCGCGGCGGCGCTCGCCTGCGGCGGCGATTGGCACGATCTCGGCGGCGGCCTGTCGGCAGGTTCCGAAGATAGCGTGTCGCTCCAGCCCCTCGCCCGCATCGACGACGCGGCCGAGCGCGCCTGGGCGGCGGAATGGGTAGCCGCAATCCTCGCCAAGGAAGGCGCCGCCATCGACCCGACGGCGAAAGAGCATATCTGGTCGGCGCTCACCTCGCTCGCCTCTTCACCGCCCGGTGAACGCTCGCTCACCGGTCTCGCCGTCCTGCTCCAATCGACCCTCCTGAAGCAGGCGCTTCAGCCCTATTGCGTGGACGGTCCCTTCGGCCGGCTGCTCGACGCTGAGGAAGAGCGTTTCGGATATTCCAACTTTCAGGCTTTCGAAACGGAGGGTCTCATCGGCGCGGGCGCGGCCGCAGCCGTCCTCACCTATCTTTTTCATCGTCTCGAGCAGCGGTTAGACGGTCGTCCGACCTTGCTCGTCATCGATGAGGGCTGGCTCGTCCTCGACGATCCCGCTTTCGCGCGCCAGCTGCGCGAATGGCTCAAGACCCTACGGAAGAAGAACGCTTCCGTCGTCTTCGCCACGCAGTCGCTCTCCGACATCGACAATAGCCCGATCGCGCCGGCGATCGTCGAGAGCTGTCCGACCCGCATCTTCCTCCCGAACGAGCGCGCGATCGAGCCGCAGATCACCGCGATCTATCGCCGCTTCGGCCTCAACGATCGCCAGATTGAGATCATCGCCCGCGCGACACCCAAGCGCGACTATTACTGCCAATCGCGACGCGGCAATCGCCTTTTCGAATTGGGGCTCGGGCCGATCGGCCTCGCCTTCTGCGCCGCCTCCTCCAAGACCGATCACGCCACGATCGAGCGCATCCTCGCAGAGCATGGGACGGACGGCTTTCTCCGCGCCTGGCTGATCGAGCGCGGCCTCGAATGGGCGGCCGACCTCATCCCCGACCTCACCAATCTGGAGTTTTGCTGA
- a CDS encoding VirB3 family type IV secretion system protein: MNGFNSAEDVPGFFVPVHRALTDPILLGGAPRAVAIANGTLAAAIALGLRLWLPGALFWAVSHSAAVWAAKRDPQFVEVVRRHLRYPAYLGV, translated from the coding sequence ATGAACGGCTTCAACAGCGCCGAGGACGTCCCCGGCTTCTTCGTCCCCGTGCATCGGGCGCTGACCGATCCGATCCTCCTCGGCGGCGCGCCACGAGCGGTCGCCATCGCCAATGGCACGCTCGCCGCGGCGATCGCGCTCGGCCTTCGCCTTTGGCTTCCCGGCGCTCTGTTCTGGGCTGTCAGCCACAGCGCCGCGGTCTGGGCCGCGAAGCGCGATCCGCAATTCGTCGAGGTCGTGCGCCGACATCTGCGCTATCCCGCTTATCTCGGTGTGTGA
- a CDS encoding TrbC/VirB2 family protein encodes MTPFAPNSRSGRRIAILAAIVACSVISSSSALASGSSMPWETPLNQILESIQGPVAKIISVIIITVTGLTLAFGDTSGGFRRLIQIVFGLSIAFAASSFFLSFFSFSGGALI; translated from the coding sequence ATGACGCCCTTTGCTCCGAATAGCCGATCTGGCCGCCGTATCGCCATTCTCGCCGCCATCGTCGCCTGCTCGGTGATCTCTTCTTCTTCGGCCCTGGCCTCGGGCTCGTCGATGCCATGGGAGACGCCGCTCAACCAAATTCTCGAATCCATCCAGGGCCCGGTCGCCAAGATCATCTCGGTCATCATCATCACGGTGACCGGCCTCACGCTCGCCTTCGGCGACACGTCGGGCGGCTTCCGCCGTCTGATCCAGATCGTCTTTGGCCTGTCGATCGCTTTCGCCGCCAGCTCCTTCTTTCTTTCCTTCTTCTCCTTCTCCGGCGGAGCGCTGATCTGA
- the trbB gene encoding P-type conjugative transfer ATPase TrbB has translation MTASLLHSQAYARGARMLRTALGAAVASFLEDPSVVEVMLNPDGRLWIDKLSSGLEDSGCRMSAADGERIVRLVAHHVGAEVHPGSPRVSAELPETGERFEGLLPPVVAAPAFAIRKPAVAVFTLDDYACAGIMTSGQADALRKAVADRKNILVVGGTSTGKTTLANALLAEIANTADRVVLIEDTRELQCRAPNLVALRTKDGIVSLSDLVRSSLRLRPDRIPIGEVRGAEALDLLKAWGTGHPGGIATIHAGTALGALRRLEQLIQEAVITVPRALIAETIDVIAVLQGRGGERRLAELAIVDGLDPSTGDYRVLSIAAHVAGDQS, from the coding sequence TTGACGGCATCTCTTCTCCATTCGCAGGCTTACGCGCGCGGCGCGCGCATGCTGCGCACCGCGCTCGGAGCGGCCGTCGCGAGTTTTCTCGAAGATCCGTCCGTCGTCGAGGTGATGCTCAATCCCGACGGCCGTCTCTGGATCGACAAATTGTCGAGCGGCCTCGAGGATAGCGGTTGCAGAATGTCGGCGGCTGATGGCGAGCGCATCGTGCGGCTCGTCGCCCATCATGTCGGCGCCGAGGTTCATCCGGGCTCGCCGCGAGTCTCGGCGGAACTGCCCGAGACGGGAGAGAGATTCGAAGGCCTTCTCCCTCCCGTCGTGGCGGCGCCCGCCTTCGCGATCCGAAAGCCTGCCGTCGCTGTGTTCACGCTCGACGACTACGCGTGCGCCGGGATCATGACGTCAGGTCAAGCCGACGCGCTGCGAAAGGCCGTCGCGGACCGCAAGAACATTCTCGTCGTCGGCGGCACGTCCACCGGCAAGACGACGCTCGCCAATGCGCTGCTCGCCGAGATCGCGAATACGGCCGATCGCGTCGTGCTGATCGAGGACACGCGCGAGCTGCAATGCCGCGCCCCCAATCTCGTCGCTCTTCGCACGAAGGACGGCATCGTCTCCCTCTCCGATCTCGTGCGCTCGTCGCTTCGACTTCGGCCCGATCGCATTCCGATCGGCGAGGTTCGCGGCGCCGAAGCCCTCGATCTGCTGAAAGCCTGGGGCACGGGACATCCGGGCGGCATCGCCACCATTCACGCCGGCACGGCGCTGGGGGCGCTGCGCCGTCTCGAGCAGCTCATTCAGGAAGCGGTGATCACCGTGCCGCGCGCGCTGATTGCCGAAACCATCGATGTCATCGCCGTTCTTCAGGGCCGCGGCGGCGAGCGGCGCCTCGCCGAGCTCGCGATCGTCGACGGCCTCGATCCATCCACCGGCGATTACCGAGTCCTTTCGATCGCTGCACATGTCGCAGGAGACCAATCATGA
- a CDS encoding ribbon-helix-helix protein, CopG family, with translation MRDRLNVSLPMEMIARINELAAQKRLTRSAIVEAAVASFLSPDGADRMEAAFTRRLDRLTRQVQRLERNSGLTTEALALFVRFWLTVTPPLPPEAQASAQVKGRERYEGFIEALGRRLSQGRTLLDEIPKDMLRTERVDEKAIPRE, from the coding sequence ATGCGCGACCGCCTCAATGTTTCGCTTCCCATGGAGATGATCGCGAGGATCAACGAACTTGCCGCGCAGAAACGTCTGACGCGCTCCGCCATTGTAGAGGCTGCGGTCGCATCCTTTCTGTCGCCGGACGGCGCAGATCGCATGGAGGCCGCCTTCACGCGGCGGCTGGACCGGCTGACGCGTCAGGTTCAACGCCTCGAACGCAACAGCGGGCTCACGACCGAAGCGCTCGCGTTGTTCGTTCGCTTCTGGCTGACCGTCACGCCGCCCTTGCCGCCGGAGGCCCAGGCCAGCGCCCAGGTGAAAGGGCGCGAGCGCTACGAAGGCTTCATTGAGGCGTTGGGACGACGACTCAGTCAGGGACGGACATTGCTCGACGAGATTCCGAAAGACATGCTCCGCACGGAGCGAGTCGACGAGAAGGCGATCCCGCGCGAATAA
- a CDS encoding conjugal transfer protein TraG has translation MSATRILWGQILVISLIVLTTIWAATEWTAWRLGFQQQLGYPWFEFAHFPFYPPPAFFWWWYAFDAYAPTIFVEGGYIAASAGPLSIAAAIAMSIWRAREADDAETYGSARWARLDEMKIAGLLGHDGVMLGRHETSYLRHDGPEHVLCFAPTRSGKGVGLVVPTLLTWPGSAIVHDIKGENWQLTAGFRAQHGRVLLFDPTNGDSSAYNPLLEVRRGEWEVRDVQNVADVLVDPEGSLERRNHWEKTSHSLLVGAILHVLYAEADKTLAGVAAFLSDPNRPIETTLWAMMTTRHLGDAGPHPVVASAARELINKSDNERSGVLSTAMSFLGLYRDPVVARVTRQCDWRIADLVSDPRPATLYLVVPPSDISRTKPLIRLVLNQIGRRLTEELRPTGRRHRMLLMLDEFPALGRLDFFESALAFMAGYRIKSFLIAQSLNQIEKAYGANNSILDNCHVRVSFATNDERTAKRVSDALGAATEMKAMKNYAGHRLSPWLGHLMVSRSETARPLLTPGEIMQLPPSDEIVMMSGLHPIRAKKVRYYEDRRFAERIMPPPKEASHAPRLDDWSALPVQRPASDLLARSSAEDEANGGLRREPELPDHVAIVKETRPSRDTNEFAIIDDTPEQAARQQAIIRQRMGGLARQGAMDPADGLDL, from the coding sequence ATGTCCGCGACCAGGATTCTCTGGGGTCAGATCCTCGTCATATCGCTCATCGTGCTGACGACGATATGGGCGGCGACCGAATGGACAGCCTGGCGCCTCGGCTTCCAGCAGCAGCTCGGATATCCCTGGTTCGAGTTCGCCCATTTCCCTTTCTATCCGCCGCCCGCCTTCTTCTGGTGGTGGTATGCCTTCGACGCTTACGCGCCGACGATCTTCGTCGAAGGCGGCTATATCGCGGCCTCGGCTGGACCACTCTCGATCGCGGCCGCGATCGCCATGTCGATCTGGCGCGCGCGCGAGGCCGACGACGCCGAGACCTATGGGTCCGCACGCTGGGCGCGGCTCGACGAGATGAAGATTGCCGGCCTGCTCGGCCACGACGGTGTCATGCTCGGCCGGCATGAGACCTCGTATCTGCGGCACGACGGGCCGGAGCATGTCCTCTGCTTCGCCCCGACCCGATCCGGAAAGGGCGTGGGCCTCGTCGTGCCGACGTTGCTCACCTGGCCGGGCTCGGCCATCGTCCACGACATCAAGGGCGAGAACTGGCAGCTCACCGCCGGCTTTCGCGCGCAACACGGCCGCGTGCTGCTGTTCGATCCGACCAATGGCGACTCGTCCGCCTATAATCCGCTGCTCGAAGTGCGCAGGGGCGAGTGGGAAGTCCGCGACGTGCAGAATGTCGCCGACGTGCTGGTCGACCCGGAAGGATCGCTCGAGCGCCGGAACCATTGGGAGAAGACGAGCCACTCCCTTCTGGTCGGCGCCATCCTCCACGTCCTCTACGCCGAAGCCGATAAGACGCTCGCCGGCGTCGCCGCCTTCCTGTCCGATCCGAACCGGCCGATCGAGACGACCTTGTGGGCGATGATGACCACGCGCCATCTCGGCGACGCCGGACCGCACCCCGTCGTCGCCTCGGCGGCGCGCGAGCTGATCAACAAATCCGACAATGAGCGTTCGGGCGTCCTCAGCACCGCCATGTCGTTCCTCGGACTGTATCGCGATCCGGTCGTCGCGAGAGTGACCCGCCAATGCGACTGGCGGATCGCCGATCTCGTGTCCGACCCGCGTCCGGCCACGCTCTACCTCGTGGTGCCGCCATCCGACATCAGTAGAACCAAACCGCTGATCCGACTCGTGCTCAATCAGATTGGTCGACGCCTGACCGAGGAACTGCGCCCCACGGGCCGCCGTCACCGCATGCTGCTGATGCTCGACGAATTCCCCGCGCTCGGACGGCTCGACTTCTTCGAGAGCGCTCTGGCCTTCATGGCGGGCTATCGCATCAAGAGCTTCCTGATCGCGCAATCCCTCAACCAGATCGAGAAGGCCTATGGGGCGAATAATTCCATCCTCGACAATTGTCATGTCCGCGTGTCTTTCGCCACCAATGACGAGCGCACCGCGAAGCGGGTGAGCGATGCGCTCGGCGCCGCGACCGAGATGAAGGCTATGAAGAACTATGCCGGCCATCGGCTTTCGCCTTGGCTCGGTCATTTGATGGTGTCGCGCTCCGAGACGGCGCGCCCGCTGCTCACCCCCGGCGAGATCATGCAGCTTCCGCCATCCGACGAAATCGTCATGATGTCGGGCCTGCATCCGATCCGCGCGAAGAAGGTGCGCTATTATGAGGACCGCCGCTTCGCTGAGCGGATTATGCCGCCGCCGAAAGAGGCGTCTCACGCGCCTCGGCTGGACGACTGGTCGGCTCTCCCGGTCCAACGCCCGGCAAGCGACCTCCTCGCGCGGTCGTCGGCCGAGGACGAGGCCAATGGCGGGTTGCGACGCGAGCCGGAGCTGCCCGACCATGTCGCGATCGTGAAAGAGACGAGGCCGTCACGGGATACGAACGAATTCGCCATCATCGATGATACGCCTGAGCAGGCCGCGCGCCAGCAAGCAATCATCCGGCAGCGCATGGGCGGCCTCGCCCGCCAGGGCGCGATGGACCCGGCCGACGGCCTCGATCTGTAG